In the Oncorhynchus nerka isolate Pitt River linkage group LG6, Oner_Uvic_2.0, whole genome shotgun sequence genome, ATGCCCCTTCAACAGTCGTTATTTATCTGATGGTCTGAAGTCCTACAATTACCCTTTTTTtggtttcttcttcttttgaCATTGATCGCGCTGTAGGATAGGTTATTTTCCCCAGCTTTACAGAGAGTGAACATAACTCAATCCCGGACAAACAAGTTATCATTCAAATTGATTAATTATATATTTTCCCAAAGGAATGTACTTTTGGAGAAGCATGCTGCTCTTGGAAATCTCGAGGTTTGCCTTGTCCTGAGTAGATTGGTGAGTAACTGCTTATTTGGAGCTGGCTGGATGTTAGATAATTGATCTAGTTGTAACCCACATTCATTTTCACAAAGCATCCTAGGTATGTAAAAACATACACTGGGAAACTAGAATAGAATTTAATCAAATTGAAAATGATTCTATAGACTAGAATACAATAGAATTTAATAGAAGAGAATATGACTTCATTGGCTAGTCAGAGAAATCTGATGCCACAGCACCTGCTTGTACAGTCTATGGTGTTAAAGCATCAGGGCACCCTGGATATGCATGTGAAAACGCCATGAGAAGCAATTGAACCTCTATCAGGGAACCCTGGAAAGGTATTTAAAAGAGGCAGAGTAACACAAGTAACACAACATGATTGTTATTCAGAATACTGTAACTATTAAACAGACTAACTGTTATTAAAGACAAATAGACACTCTGGTTCTGTATTGAGAACCACTATGTGTATGCTCACACTGTTCATGATTTGACGCTGATGAGGCTACGttgtctcctcttttcctctccagtGTTGATGGTAAGGAGAGAGACCTCGGTCAGCCTGAGACCAGTGTTGATGGTAGGGAGAGAGACCTCGGTTAGACTGAGACCAGTGTTGATGGTAGGGAGAGAGACCTCGGTCAGCCTGAGACCAGTGTCGATGGTAGGGAGAGAGACCTCGGTCAGACTGAGACCAGTGTCGATGGTAGGGAGAGAGACCTCGGTCAGACTGAGACCAGTGTTGATGGTAGGGAGAGAGACCTCGGTCAGACTGAGACCAGTGTTGATGGTAGGGAGAGAGACCTCGGTCAGACTGAGACCAGTGTTGATGGTAGGGAGAGAGACCTCGGTCAGACTGAGACCAGTGTTGATGGTAGGAGAGAGACCTCGGTCAGACTGAGACCAGTGTTGATGGTAGGGAGAGAGACCTCGGTTAGACTGAGACCAGTGTTGATGGTAGGAGAGAGACCTCGGTCAGACTGAGACCAGTGTTGATGGTAGGGAGAGAGACCTCGGTCAGACTGAGACCAGTGTTGATGGTAGGGAGAGAGACCTCGGTCAGACTGAGACCAGTGTTGATGGTAGGGAGAGAGACCTCGGTCAGACTGAGACCAGTGTTGATGGTAGGGAGAGAGACCTCGGTCAGACTGAGACCAGTGTTGATGGTAGGGAGAGAGACCTCGGACAGACTGAGACCAGTGTTGATGGTAGGGAGAGAGACCTCGGTCAGACTGAGACCAGTGTtgatggtggggagagagacctcggtcagactgagaccagtgttgatggtggggagagagacctCGGTCAGACTGAGACCAGTGTTGATGGTAGGGAGAGAGACCTCGGTCAGACTGAGACCAGTGTTGATGGTAGGGAGAGAGACCTCGGTCAGACTGAGACCAGTGTTGATGGTAGGGAGAGAGACCTCGGTCAGACTGAGACCAGTGTTGATGGTAGGGAGAGAGACCTCGGTCAGACTGAGACCAGTGTTGATGGTAGGGAGAGAGACCTCGGTCAGACTGAGACCAGTGTTGATGGTAGGAGAGAGACCTCGGTCAGACTGAGACCAGTGTTGATGGTGGGAGAGAGACCTCGGTCAGACTGAGACCAGTGTTGATGGTAGGGAGAGAGACCTCGGTCAGATTGAGACCAGTGTTGATGGTAGGGAGAGAGACCTCGGTCAGACTGAGACCAGTGTTGATGGTAGGGAGAGAGACCTCGGTCAGACTGAGACCAGTGTTGATGGTAGGGAGAGAGACCTCGGTCAGACTGAGACCAGTGTTGATGGTAGGGAGAGAGACCTCGGTCAGACTGAGACCAGTGTTGATGGTAGGGAGAGAGACCTCGGTCAGACTGAGACCAGTGTTGATGGTAGGAGAGAGACCTCGGTTAGACTGAGACCAGTGTTGATGGTAGGGAGAGAGACCTCGGTCAGACTGAGACCAGTGTTGATGGTAGGGAGAGAGACCTCGGTCAGACTGAGACCAGTGTTGATGGTAGGGAGAGAGACCTCGGTCAGACTGAGACCAGTGTTGATGGTAGGGAGAGAGACCTCGGTCAGACTGAGACCAGTGTTGATGGTAGGGAGAGAGACCTCGGTCAGACTGAGACCAGTGTTGATGGTAGGGAGAGAGACCTCGGTCAGACTGAGACCAGTGTTGATGGTAGGGAGAGAGACCTCGGTCAGACTGAGACCAGTGTTGATGGTAGGGAGAGAGACCTCGGTCAGACTGAGACCAGTGTtgatggtggggagagagacctCGGTCAGACTGAGACCAGTGTTGATGGTAGGGAGAGAGACCTCGGTCAGACTGAGACCAGTGTTGATGGTAGGGAGAGAGACCTCGGTCAGACTGAGACCAGTGTTGATGGTAGGGAGAGAGACCTCGGTCAGACTGAGACCAGTGTTGATGGTAGGGAGAGAGACCTCGGTCAGACTGAGACCAGTGTTGATGGTAGGAGAGAGACCTCGGTCAGACTGAGACCAGTGTTGATGGTAGGGAGAGAGACCTCGGTCAGACTGAGACCAGTGTTGATGGTAGGGAGAGAGACCTCGGTTAGACTGAGACCAGTGTTGATGGTAGGGAGAGAGACCTCGGTTAGCCTGAGACCAGTGTTGATGGTAGGGAGAGAGACCTCGGTCAGCCTGTGAcccatctccctgtctgtctgtccacagaTCACATGGGATACAGAAGACAGAAGGACTCCTCTCACCCTGTACCGAGGCTGCAATAGGAGATCTAAAACCTCTACTATCCCTGTGGGAATATGTACAACCATCCACCTCTCCAGGACAAAGGATGTCAGAACTGATACAGAGTCTGGAACAATGCCAACCCCAGAGAGAGGCTGTCTGGAATGTCTTTTACCTTGTTGTTTTTTATTATCACGggacacaaacaaacaaagaagAAGATGTTATCAGATATGTTTGTTTGGATGAAAGGGAGAAACCCAGAGGGCTTTCCTTCTGACCAGGCTCTTCTCTACACTATGAGCTGATTgacccctctctgccccccctccacccctccaccccccccacacaaatcctccctccccaccaccacctccctcccacCGACGATGGATCTTACGAATGACACCACGGTCATCACAGACAGCGACTTATTGGATGACTCCTCAACCCGCATCCTGACTGGCTGTTTCCTCTCGCTGCTCATCCTCTCCACGTTGCTCGGCAACGTCCTTGTGTGTGCCGCCGTCACCAAGTGCCGTCAACTGCGTTCCAAAGTCACCAACTTCTTTGTGATCTCGTTGGCCGTCTCCGACCTCCTGGTCGCTATCCTGGTGATGCCGTGGAAGGCCGTGACAGAGGTCGCAGGTTTCTGGCCGTTTGGCTCGTTCTGCGACACTTGGGTGGCGTTCGACATCATGTGCTCCACGGCATCCATCTTGAACCTGTGTGTGATCAGCGTGGACCGTTACTGGGCAATATCCAGCCCGTTCCGCTATGAGAGGAACATGACTCCTAAAGTGGCGTTTGTGATGATCAGCGTGGCCTGGACGCTCTCCGTCCTCATCTCCTTCATCCCCGTCCAACTCAGCTGGCACAAAGCCCAGACCTttacctctacctccatcactacctcCACAACCACCCCCTACGGCCTCCAGGCCCCCCCAGACTCCTCTAACCCTGTTGGGGATAACAACACACATCAGGCGCCCCGGGACTGGGACAACTGTCACTTCAGCTTGAACCGGACCTAcgccatctctacctctctgatcAGCTTCTATATCCCAGTGATCATCATGGTGGTCACCTACACCCAGATCTACCGCATCGCCCACCGTCAGATCAGATGCATCTCCACCCTAGAACGAGCCGCAGAGAGCGCCAAGAACCGACACAACAGCATGGGAGAAGGCGGCGGAGAATCCAGTATCTCCGAATCAGAGAGCTCGTTCAAGATGGCGTTCAAACGGGAGACAAAGGTCCTGAAGACGCTGACTCTGATTGTGGGCGTGTTCGTGTGCTGCTGGCTGCCCTTCTTCATCCTGAACTGCATGGTGCCGTTCTGTGAGCCTTCGCCCCGCGGTGCCGCCGCCTCCTTCACCTGTATCAGCCCcactatgtttgatgtgtttgtgtGGTTCGGGTGGGCCAACTCTTCCATCAACCCCATCATATACGCCTTCAACCCAGACTTCCGCAAAGCATTCTCTATCCTCCTGGGCTGCCACAGATTCTGTCCCGGAGATCACGGCATGGGCGCGTTCAGTCTCAATAAGAAGTGAGCTCAGAGCCTCAGAATTCCCTGTGGTAGTAATAAATAACATACATGGAAAACATCTGCTGAGACACTGGTCTCAGAAGAGGATCTACAGTACCAGCTGTCATGAACGTCAGAGAACTATAGCATGCCATCGTCTGGTGCATTGTATCGCCATAAGCAAGCAGAGTAAGCACTACAACCTTGGTGTAAAAGGTTTGTTGTTGTCATTGAGGGTGCCGCCACCTTGTGCAGTGTCACTGGGCATAACATACAGTATGATCTGAAATGGCACTGCAATAAGAGTCGAGTGACCCTTTGCAGTGTCCCTGACTGTGCAGTACATTTAGTGACACATTGTCTCTGTGGAGTAGATACTACAGTGAGTCAGGGCCCCAGACTCCGACCCAGTGATGCTTTATTGTGTATTTTACAGAATGTTAAAAAGAGGTCACTTTCTTACAAACGTTTTGAGATGTAATACAGTACTTCAAGAAAATATATTATTCTTTACAATGCAAACAGTAACTTTGATTGTGTTGTTGTTAAAGTCCATACCAATACTGCTATTGTTTTAATTGATGGGGAACACCAAATGACGGTTAACTGAATAATCGTTCTAATGATGGTAATGAAATTCAGAAAGCTTAAGGCTATTTCATAACAAACATCAATTTAATTTGGACTGCCATTTTAAATCCCTCTCCAAAGTGTTTTACCTTATTAATGAGCTACTCATCTTGCATTGTGTCTGTGGCTTTTCCAAAGCAATGCCAGGTGTCCCAACAAGCTCTCATAGTCTCACTGCAGAATGAGACGTTCAGCCACGTTCTCCAAACGTCGAAGTGTTTTTCCTGCTCCTGCTGCTTTGTATCATTCCATTTCTCCAAACGTCAACTTTCgaagttaagggttaagtttaagCACTCATTTGGAATGGTTAATgattaaggtttgggaaagggttcaaacattaagtttaggcactcattctgaatggttaaggtaagggttaaggtttaggatagggttcaaatgttaagtttaggcactcattctgaatggttaaggtaagggttaaggtttgggatagggataaaacattaagtttaggcactcattctgaatggttaaggtaagggttaaggttttggATAGGGGTCAAACgttaagtttaggcactcattctgaatggttaaggtaagggttaaggtttaggatagggttcaaacgttaagtttaggcactcattctgaatggttaaggtaagggttaaggtttgggatagggataaaacattaagtttaggcactcattctgaatggttaaggtaagggttaaggttttggATAGGGGTCAAACgttaagtttaggcactcattctgaatggttaaggtaagggttaaggtttgggatagggataaaacattaagtttaggcactcattctgaatggttaaggtaagggttaaggtttaggatagggttcaaacgttaagtttaggcactcattctgaatggttaaggtaagggttaaggtttgggatagggataaaacattaagtttaggcactcattctgaatggttaaggtaagggttaaggttttggATAGGGGTCAAACgttaagtttaggcactcattctgaatggttaaggtaagggttaaggtttgggatagggataaaacattaagtttaggcactcattctgaatggttaaggtaagggttaaggtttaggatagggttaaaacattaagtttagtcactcattctgaatggttaaggtaagggttaaggtttaggatagggttcaaacattaagtttagacactcattctgaatggttaaggtaagggttaaggtttaggatagggttcaaacattaagtttagtcactcattctgaatggttaaggtaaggtttaggatagggttaaaacattaatttagacactaacatgctgaccagaacGCTCGAGCCATCGCACGCATaatgattttgtccacccacaccagatgTGATCAGGAcaagcaggttgaaatatcaaaacgaactctgaaccaactatattaatttgggaacaggtcgaaaagcattaaacatttatgacaATTTAGAAAGCtaactagcttgctgttgctagtgAATTTGTCCTGGTATATAATCATTAAGGATGGATATCGTTAAGATTTTAACGGTATTACTACTCTTAGCGATACTGCTTATCGATCTGGTACTTTAACGGTATTCTTATCGGTTATTTTTGTTCTTTTTTATGAAAAAAACCCGAAACAAATTAAGAACAGAATTAACATTGCCTTATTTTCTGAAATGTAAACAATTATTTACAGCAAAAGAAACAGCAATAGTTTTCAACCCCtcactaacccggacgacgctagagcaattgtgcatcgccccacggacctcccggtcgcggccggttacgacagagcctgggcgcggacccagagtctctggtggcacagctggcgctgcagtacagcgcccttaaccattgCGCCTCCCGGGGGGCCCAGAAACAACAATGTTTGAACAAATCACTATTATAGACTCTAATGTTGTGATGATGGAAATGTAaaacaaattaaataaataatattttcctgcagaagataagaccgttttatagaacaacacgggtggggcctgcaggtaggctgtagaagataagacagtggtatagaacaacacaggcctgcaggtaggctgcagaagataagaccgtggtatagaacaacacgggtgggacctgcaggtaggctgcagaagataagacagtggtatagaacaacacgggtgggacctgcaggtaggctgcagaagataagacagtggtatagaacaacacgggtggggcctgcaggtaggctgcagaagataagacagtggtatagaacaacacgggtggggcctgcaggtaggctgtaaaagataagacagtggtatagagcaacacaggtggggcctgcaggtaggctgcagaagataagacagtggtatagaacaacacgggtgggacctgcaggtaggctgcagaagataagacagtggtatagaacaacacaggtggggcctgcaggtaggctgcagaagataagacagtggtatagaacaacacgggtgggacctgcaggtaggctgcagaagataagacagtggtatagaacaacacgggtgggacctgcaggtaggctgcagaagataagacagtggtatagaacaacacgggtggggcctgcaggtaggctgcagaatataagacagtggtatagaacaacacaggcctgcaggtaggctgcagaagataagaccgtggtatagaacaacacgggtgggacctgcaggtaggctgcagaagataagacagtggtatagaacaacacgggtgggacctgcaggtaggctgcagaagataagacagtggtatagaacaacacgggtggggcctgcaggtaggctgcagaagataagacagtggtatagaacaacacgggtggggcctgcaggtaggctgtaaaagataagacagtggtatagagcaacacaggtggggcctgcaggtaggctgcagaagataagacagtggtatagaacaacacgggtgggacctgcaggtaggctgcagaagataagacagtggtatagaacaacacaggtggggcctgcaggtaggctgcagaagataagacagtggtatagaacaacacgggtgggacctgcaggtaggctgcagaagataagacagtggtatagaacaacacgggtgggacctgcaggtaggctgcagaagataagacagtggtatagaacaacacgggtggggcctgcaggtaggctgcagaatataagacagtggtatagaacaacacaggcctgcaggtaggctgcagaagataagaccgtggtatagaacaacacgggtgggacctgcaggtaggctgcagaagataagacagtggtatagaacaacacaggcctgcaggtaggctgtagaagataagacagtggtatagaacaacacgggtggggcctgcaggtaggctgcagaagataagacagtggtatagaacaacacgggtggggcctgcaggtaggctgtaaaagataagacagtggtatagagcaacacaggtggggcctgcaggtaggctgcagaagataagacagtggtatagaacaacacgggtggggcctgcaggtaggctgttgaagataagacagtggtatagaacaacacgggtggggcctgcaggtaggctgcagaagataagacagtggtatagaacaacacgggtggggcctgcaggtaggctgtaaaagataagacagtggtatagagcaacacaggtggggcctgcaggtagccTGCAGAatataagacagtggtatagaacaacacgggtggggcctgcaggtaggctgtagaagataagacagtggtatagaacaacacgggtggggcctgcaggtaggctgcagaagataagacagtggtatagaacaacacgggtggggcctgcaggtaggctgtaaaagataagacagtggtatagagcaacacaggtggggcctgcaggtaggctgcagaagataagacagtggtatagaacaacacgggtgggacctgcaggtaggctgcagaagataagacagtggtataga is a window encoding:
- the LOC115118553 gene encoding D(1) dopamine receptor-like, which translates into the protein MDLTNDTTVITDSDLLDDSSTRILTGCFLSLLILSTLLGNVLVCAAVTKCRQLRSKVTNFFVISLAVSDLLVAILVMPWKAVTEVAGFWPFGSFCDTWVAFDIMCSTASILNLCVISVDRYWAISSPFRYERNMTPKVAFVMISVAWTLSVLISFIPVQLSWHKAQTFTSTSITTSTTTPYGLQAPPDSSNPVGDNNTHQAPRDWDNCHFSLNRTYAISTSLISFYIPVIIMVVTYTQIYRIAHRQIRCISTLERAAESAKNRHNSMGEGGGESSISESESSFKMAFKRETKVLKTLTLIVGVFVCCWLPFFILNCMVPFCEPSPRGAAASFTCISPTMFDVFVWFGWANSSINPIIYAFNPDFRKAFSILLGCHRFCPGDHGMGAFSLNKK